From Paenibacillus graminis, a single genomic window includes:
- the prmC gene encoding peptide chain release factor N(5)-glutamine methyltransferase translates to MKHDSYVMPDVQSIREAFAEASSFLDKSGCNEPQRSSQLLLEHVLGLSGAAYYTALADPFPAEARAAWEAGVTRRAAGEPVQYIIGEQEFYGRVFEVTPAVLIPRPETELLVEAILKYGAELWPDGSVAPRPLTAVDIGAGSGAISVTLAAEAPAWRVCAGDISPGALAVAGRNAQRHGTAVDLRLGDLLEPFAGMETDILVSNPPYIPGGDIAGLQREVRDHEPRTALDGGDDGLDPYRRMIEQLPLLPAPPRLVGFELGQGQAEQVAGLLRAAGHWSEIITIDDLAGIPRHVLGIAR, encoded by the coding sequence TTGAAACACGACTCTTATGTCATGCCTGACGTGCAAAGCATCCGGGAAGCCTTTGCGGAGGCTTCTTCTTTTTTGGACAAATCCGGATGCAATGAGCCGCAGCGTAGCAGCCAGCTTCTGCTGGAGCATGTGCTGGGCTTGTCCGGGGCGGCCTATTATACGGCCCTGGCTGATCCTTTTCCGGCAGAAGCGCGGGCGGCTTGGGAAGCCGGGGTCACCCGCCGGGCGGCCGGTGAGCCGGTGCAGTATATCATCGGCGAGCAGGAATTCTACGGGCGGGTATTTGAGGTAACGCCCGCTGTGCTCATCCCCCGGCCCGAGACGGAGCTGCTCGTCGAGGCGATTCTGAAGTACGGCGCGGAGCTGTGGCCGGACGGCTCGGTTGCGCCCCGTCCGCTGACCGCCGTCGACATCGGCGCCGGCAGCGGTGCGATCTCCGTCACGCTGGCGGCGGAAGCGCCGGCGTGGCGGGTCTGCGCCGGCGACATCTCGCCCGGCGCGCTGGCCGTGGCCGGGCGCAATGCGCAGCGGCACGGCACGGCAGTGGACCTGCGGCTCGGCGATCTGCTCGAGCCGTTTGCGGGGATGGAGACGGATATTCTCGTCTCCAACCCGCCGTATATTCCCGGCGGGGATATCGCCGGGCTGCAGCGCGAAGTGCGCGACCATGAGCCGCGCACCGCGCTGGATGGCGGCGATGACGGGCTGGACCCGTACCGCCGCATGATCGAGCAGCTGCCGCTGCTGCCCGCCCCCCCGCGCCTGGTCGGCTTCGAGCTCGGCCAAGGACAGGCCGAGCAGGTGGCCGGGCTGCTGCGGGCAGCAGGACATTGGAGCGAGATCATCACCATTGACGATCTCGCGGGGATTCCCCGCCATGTGTTGGGCATAGCGCGTTAG
- the ychF gene encoding redox-regulated ATPase YchF, translating to MALKAGIVGLPNVGKSTLFNAITQAGAESANYPFCTIDPNVGVVEVPDERLDKLTELVQPNKTVPTAFEFVDIAGLVRGASKGEGLGNKFLAHIREVDAIVHVVRCFVDENVTHVDGKVNPVSDIQTINLELILADLESLEKRIERSRKNIKGGDKKYAQEVEVLERIKEALYEDKPARSVELTDDERLIVRDLHLLTLKPVLYAANVGEDEVATADENPYVQQVREFAVAENAEVVPISAKVEAEIAELEGEDKAMFLEELGLQESGLNRLIKAAYRLLGLYTYFTAGVQEVRAWTIRKGTKAPGAAGVIHTDFERGFIRAEVVAYADLLAAGSMNGAKERGQLRLEGKEYLVQDGDVMHFRFNV from the coding sequence ATGGCTTTGAAAGCAGGTATTGTAGGACTTCCCAACGTGGGAAAATCCACATTGTTCAATGCAATTACACAGGCGGGAGCAGAATCCGCCAACTATCCTTTTTGCACTATTGACCCGAACGTGGGTGTTGTGGAAGTGCCGGATGAGCGCTTGGATAAGCTGACAGAGCTGGTGCAGCCGAACAAGACGGTTCCGACTGCCTTTGAATTCGTGGATATTGCCGGTCTGGTACGCGGTGCGAGCAAGGGTGAAGGCCTGGGCAACAAGTTCCTGGCCCATATCCGTGAAGTGGATGCGATTGTTCATGTGGTACGCTGCTTCGTGGATGAGAACGTTACCCATGTCGATGGCAAAGTGAACCCGGTCAGTGACATTCAGACGATTAACCTGGAGCTGATTCTTGCCGATCTGGAGAGCCTGGAGAAGCGCATCGAACGTTCCCGCAAAAACATCAAGGGCGGCGATAAGAAATACGCCCAGGAAGTAGAAGTGCTGGAGCGCATCAAGGAAGCTCTGTACGAAGACAAACCCGCGCGCAGCGTAGAATTGACCGATGATGAACGTCTGATTGTGCGCGATCTTCATCTGTTGACCCTGAAGCCAGTGCTGTATGCGGCTAACGTGGGTGAAGATGAAGTGGCGACTGCCGACGAGAACCCTTACGTTCAGCAGGTCCGTGAGTTTGCCGTTGCCGAGAATGCCGAAGTGGTGCCAATCAGTGCCAAGGTGGAAGCAGAGATTGCCGAACTGGAAGGCGAAGACAAAGCGATGTTCCTGGAAGAGCTGGGCCTGCAGGAATCCGGTCTGAACCGTCTGATTAAGGCAGCCTATAGGCTGCTGGGTCTCTACACTTACTTCACTGCAGGTGTGCAGGAGGTTCGTGCTTGGACCATCCGTAAAGGAACCAAAGCACCTGGTGCAGCCGGTGTCATTCATACGGACTTCGAACGCGGCTTCATTCGTGCAGAGGTTGTTGCTTATGCCGATCTGCTGGCAGCCGGTTCGATGAACGGGGCCAAGGAACGCGGACAGCTGCGTCTGGAAGGCAAGGAATATCTGGTGCAGGACGGCGATGTCATGCATTTCCGTTTCAACGTATAG
- the fni gene encoding type 2 isopentenyl-diphosphate Delta-isomerase yields the protein MGQIPQDESPHKKSKTTSIAPQTAKPAGHQSLLPSSTTGERKIEHVRLCLNEEVGASGITAGFEHYRFRHNALPELNYDDISLRTVFLERELRTPLLISSMTGGSAATGAINARLAEAAERRGWALGVGSIRAAVERSELAATFRVRDKAPGIPVIANIGAVQLSYGFGVAECRRAVEIAGADWLVLHLNGIQEVFQPEGNTGFADLLTRIERVCRELEIPVGVKEVGWGIDGETALRLYSAGVAFVDVAGAGGTSWSQVEKFRSSDPVRRAAAEAFADWGIPTAECIAEVRAASKRGALIGSGGLRHGVDAAKALALGADLAGFGRNLLGPAVESEEALDQALAQVELELRTAMFGIGAPDLAALRGTHRLIRR from the coding sequence ATGGGCCAGATACCGCAGGATGAGTCACCGCATAAAAAATCAAAGACAACAAGCATAGCCCCGCAAACGGCAAAACCTGCCGGGCATCAGTCCCTGTTGCCTTCCTCCACGACGGGGGAACGCAAGATTGAACATGTAAGGCTGTGCTTGAACGAGGAGGTTGGGGCCAGCGGCATTACAGCTGGCTTTGAGCATTACCGCTTCCGCCATAATGCGCTCCCCGAGCTGAATTACGATGACATTTCCCTGCGGACGGTCTTCCTGGAGCGTGAGCTGCGCACGCCGCTGCTGATCAGCTCGATGACCGGCGGCAGTGCTGCTACCGGCGCGATTAATGCCAGGCTGGCGGAGGCCGCCGAACGCCGGGGCTGGGCGCTCGGGGTAGGCTCCATACGGGCGGCAGTCGAGCGGTCCGAGCTGGCGGCTACTTTCCGGGTCCGCGATAAGGCTCCGGGCATTCCCGTCATCGCCAATATCGGAGCGGTGCAATTGTCTTACGGCTTTGGCGTGGCAGAATGCCGCCGGGCGGTAGAGATCGCGGGTGCGGATTGGCTGGTCCTGCATCTGAACGGGATTCAGGAGGTTTTTCAGCCTGAGGGCAATACCGGGTTTGCTGACTTGTTAACCCGGATCGAGCGCGTGTGCAGAGAGCTGGAAATTCCTGTTGGTGTCAAAGAGGTCGGTTGGGGCATTGATGGAGAAACGGCGTTACGGCTGTACAGTGCCGGGGTAGCCTTTGTCGATGTGGCGGGTGCTGGCGGCACCTCCTGGAGCCAAGTTGAGAAATTCCGCAGCAGTGATCCGGTCCGGCGGGCTGCCGCAGAGGCCTTCGCGGATTGGGGAATTCCCACCGCGGAGTGCATTGCAGAGGTGCGGGCGGCCTCGAAGCGCGGTGCACTGATCGGCAGCGGCGGGCTGCGGCACGGTGTGGATGCCGCGAAGGCATTGGCGCTCGGTGCGGATCTGGCCGGCTTCGGGCGGAATCTGCTGGGTCCGGCTGTAGAATCCGAGGAAGCGCTGGATCAAGCGCTGGCCCAGGTGGAGCTGGAGCTGCGGACTGCGATGTTCGGCATCGGCGCCCCGGATCTGGCGGCGCTCCGCGGGACTCACCGCCTGATAAGACGTTGA
- a CDS encoding FtsW/RodA/SpoVE family cell cycle protein translates to MLQKIKKIDGVIVIILLLLMVVSIFSIYSVTHGRDKLDGAHLRMIKFYVLGIIAFIGLTFVDYRLLVKYALYIYVTGIGILVLVSFIGKEQNGAQGWIKFGGFSLQPAELFKLILILFLAAVLVRKHKNRLLFWSDVVPLGLLTLLPFLIVISQNDLGNALSYIVILVGLLWIGNIKFTHALIGLLVIGGIAAGGIISYIHYHDEIKDFLTDIGRSHWVERFDPWLVPDEATAKASYHTKNAKLAIASGGMSGEGYMEGSSVQTDRVPYTYSDSIFVQIAEEFGFVGSALVLLLYFILIHRMILIALESKDRGGPFLIVGIVAMMLYQIFENIGAFIGLMPLTGITLPFISYGGTSLMINMASIGLVMSVRLHGQEVEEDLPSPSVYTSPAKQG, encoded by the coding sequence ATGCTTCAGAAGATTAAAAAGATCGACGGCGTCATCGTAATCATTTTACTGCTGTTGATGGTCGTCAGTATTTTTTCCATATACAGCGTCACGCATGGACGGGATAAGCTGGATGGGGCGCATCTGCGGATGATTAAGTTCTATGTGCTGGGCATCATCGCTTTTATAGGATTGACCTTTGTGGATTATCGGCTGCTCGTAAAGTACGCGCTGTACATTTATGTTACGGGAATTGGGATTCTGGTGCTGGTCAGTTTTATCGGCAAGGAGCAGAACGGAGCCCAGGGCTGGATTAAATTCGGAGGCTTCAGTCTGCAGCCAGCGGAGCTGTTCAAGCTGATATTGATTCTGTTCCTGGCAGCCGTACTGGTGCGCAAGCACAAAAACAGGCTGCTGTTCTGGAGTGATGTAGTTCCTTTGGGACTGCTTACCCTGCTGCCGTTCCTGATTGTCATCAGTCAAAATGACCTGGGCAACGCCCTTTCCTATATCGTCATCCTGGTCGGATTGCTGTGGATCGGCAATATCAAGTTTACCCATGCGCTGATTGGACTGCTGGTTATAGGCGGTATCGCAGCGGGGGGGATAATAAGCTACATTCACTACCACGATGAAATCAAAGATTTTCTTACAGACATCGGCCGTTCACACTGGGTGGAGCGGTTTGATCCCTGGCTGGTCCCTGACGAAGCGACGGCCAAGGCGAGCTATCATACCAAAAATGCGAAGCTGGCCATCGCCTCGGGTGGGATGAGCGGCGAAGGATACATGGAGGGCAGCTCCGTGCAGACGGACCGGGTGCCTTACACCTATTCGGATTCCATCTTTGTGCAGATCGCTGAGGAGTTTGGCTTCGTAGGCTCGGCGCTGGTGCTGCTGCTCTACTTTATACTGATTCACCGGATGATTCTGATTGCACTGGAGAGCAAGGATAGGGGAGGGCCTTTCCTGATCGTCGGAATTGTTGCCATGATGCTCTATCAGATATTTGAAAATATCGGCGCATTTATCGGCTTGATGCCGCTGACCGGCATTACACTGCCCTTCATCAGCTATGGGGGAACTTCGCTCATGATTAATATGGCCAGTATCGGCTTGGTTATGAGTGTGCGCCTGCACGGTCAGGAAGTGGAAGAGGATCTGCCGAGTCCATCGGTCTACACCTCCCCGGCCAAGCAGGGATAG
- a CDS encoding GNAT family N-acetyltransferase — MIRLVQMDETTFQFFLSQSARDYAEDKIKAGSWDVETAMQLSQDEMTRFLPEGLNTEGAYLYSIVETESDTQAGYIWFNVSEGRNGREAFIYDFYVFEAFQGKGYGKQTLLALDEEARKLNITRIGLHVFGQNNRAFELYKKAGFAVTDITMSKEL, encoded by the coding sequence ATGATTAGACTGGTCCAAATGGACGAAACCACATTTCAATTTTTTTTAAGCCAATCCGCCCGGGATTATGCGGAGGACAAAATCAAAGCCGGTTCCTGGGATGTAGAAACGGCCATGCAGCTGTCCCAAGATGAGATGACCCGGTTTTTACCCGAGGGGCTCAACACGGAAGGGGCTTATCTCTATTCCATAGTAGAGACGGAGTCCGATACCCAGGCCGGATATATCTGGTTCAACGTGAGCGAGGGGCGCAACGGGCGTGAAGCATTTATTTATGATTTTTATGTTTTCGAAGCGTTTCAGGGAAAAGGATACGGCAAGCAGACGCTGCTTGCGCTGGATGAGGAAGCCCGCAAACTGAATATAACCCGAATCGGCCTGCATGTGTTCGGCCAGAACAACCGGGCTTTTGAGCTTTACAAAAAAGCGGGTTTTGCCGTCACCGATATCACCATGTCGAAAGAACTCTAG
- a CDS encoding FtsW/RodA/SpoVE family cell cycle protein, with translation MLQRFKKIDGVIVVVLLMLMAISILSIYSVTHGRKDDGLHIQMIKWYGVGFVAFFGLSLFDYRLLVKYAHYIYIMGVGILVVVSFVGKVKNGARGWLEVGGLSLQPAELFKLILILALAALLVRKNKGELLFWRDVVPLSLVALLPFAIVIIQNDLGNALSYMVILVGLLWIGRMKWSHALIGLIIFGGAIFGFIYSYINYHEQMTNFLSETIGRKHFVARFDPWLVPELASSDDSYQTRNAKIAIASGGLSGEGYMKGGSVQSGKIPVLYTDAIFAQIAEEFGFVGAALLLLLFFILIHRMIMIALECQERAGPFLIIGIVAMLLYQIFENIGAYIGLMPLTGITLPFISYGGTSIVINMASMGIAMSVLLYGRDVEEDLPAPAVYF, from the coding sequence ATGCTGCAGAGATTCAAAAAGATAGATGGCGTCATCGTCGTTGTGCTGCTTATGCTGATGGCTATCAGTATTTTATCGATATACAGCGTCACCCACGGGCGAAAAGACGATGGATTGCACATCCAGATGATAAAGTGGTACGGGGTGGGCTTCGTTGCCTTTTTTGGGCTGTCCCTGTTTGATTACCGGCTTCTGGTTAAATATGCACACTATATTTATATAATGGGTGTTGGGATACTGGTCGTGGTCAGCTTTGTAGGCAAAGTGAAAAACGGGGCGCGGGGATGGCTTGAAGTCGGAGGGTTAAGCCTTCAGCCGGCGGAGCTGTTCAAGCTGATCCTGATTCTTGCGCTCGCTGCGCTGCTGGTCCGCAAAAACAAAGGTGAGCTTCTGTTCTGGCGTGATGTTGTGCCGCTCAGTCTGGTGGCGCTGCTGCCGTTTGCAATCGTCATTATCCAGAACGATCTGGGCAATGCGCTGAGCTACATGGTCATTCTGGTCGGTCTGCTGTGGATTGGCCGGATGAAATGGTCCCATGCCCTGATCGGTCTGATTATTTTTGGCGGCGCAATATTCGGTTTTATTTACAGCTATATCAACTATCATGAGCAGATGACAAATTTCCTCAGCGAGACCATTGGCCGCAAGCACTTTGTGGCCCGCTTCGACCCCTGGCTGGTCCCGGAGCTGGCCAGCAGCGACGACAGCTATCAGACGCGGAATGCCAAGATAGCCATTGCCTCGGGTGGGCTCAGCGGAGAAGGATATATGAAGGGCGGCTCAGTCCAGTCTGGTAAAATACCGGTGCTGTATACGGATGCGATATTTGCACAGATTGCCGAAGAGTTTGGTTTCGTAGGGGCGGCATTGCTCCTGCTGCTGTTTTTTATTCTGATTCACCGGATGATCATGATCGCTCTGGAATGCCAGGAACGTGCAGGACCTTTTCTGATTATTGGGATTGTGGCGATGCTGCTGTACCAGATTTTTGAGAACATCGGGGCGTATATCGGCCTCATGCCGCTGACCGGCATTACGCTTCCGTTCATTAGTTATGGCGGGACCTCTATCGTGATTAATATGGCCAGTATGGGGATTGCCATGAGTGTGCTGCTGTATGGACGGGATGTGGAGGAAGATCTCCCTGCGCCTGCAGTGTATTTCTGA
- the prfA gene encoding peptide chain release factor 1 has translation MLDRLQSLADRYEKLSELLCDPDVASDSKKLRDYSKEQSDLQPAFEAYAEYKNVMEELEAAKMMQGEKLDDEMKEMVKMEIEDLSSRQTALEEKIRLLLLPKDPNDDKNVIVEIRGAAGGDEAALFASDLYRMYTRYADTQGWRVELMDVNTNDLGGFKEVIFMINGRGAYSKMKFESGAHRVQRIPTTESGGRIHTSTSTVSVMPEAEEFEIEILDKDIRVDTFCSSGAGGQSVNTTKSAVRVTHVPTGIVATCQDGKSQNSNKEKALQVLRARISDMKRQEEEAKYAGERKSKVGTGDRSERIRTYNFPQSRVTDHRIGLTLHRLDQVMNGDITEIISALSIAEQAELMEKGE, from the coding sequence TTGTTGGACCGATTGCAATCCCTGGCGGACCGCTATGAGAAACTCAGTGAACTGCTTTGTGACCCGGATGTTGCAAGCGACAGTAAGAAACTGAGGGACTATTCCAAAGAACAATCCGATTTGCAGCCCGCCTTTGAGGCGTATGCCGAATATAAAAATGTAATGGAAGAGCTTGAAGCCGCTAAGATGATGCAGGGCGAAAAGCTTGATGATGAAATGAAAGAAATGGTCAAGATGGAGATTGAAGACCTCTCCTCGCGCCAGACTGCGCTGGAGGAAAAAATCCGCCTCCTGCTGCTGCCGAAGGACCCTAACGATGACAAAAACGTGATCGTGGAAATCCGCGGTGCAGCCGGTGGGGATGAAGCGGCATTGTTCGCATCAGATCTGTACCGGATGTACACCCGTTATGCAGATACCCAGGGGTGGCGCGTGGAGCTGATGGATGTTAATACGAACGACCTCGGCGGCTTCAAAGAGGTTATCTTCATGATCAACGGGCGCGGCGCGTACAGCAAAATGAAATTCGAAAGCGGCGCACACCGCGTGCAGCGTATCCCGACCACAGAATCCGGAGGACGTATTCATACCTCGACTTCTACCGTATCGGTCATGCCGGAAGCGGAAGAGTTCGAAATTGAAATTCTCGACAAAGATATCCGCGTAGATACCTTCTGCTCCAGCGGAGCGGGCGGACAGTCAGTTAATACGACCAAATCCGCGGTTCGGGTAACTCACGTGCCAACGGGCATCGTGGCCACCTGCCAGGACGGCAAGTCTCAGAACTCCAACAAAGAGAAAGCCCTGCAGGTGCTGCGCGCCCGGATCTCGGACATGAAGCGCCAGGAAGAGGAAGCGAAATATGCCGGAGAACGCAAGAGCAAGGTCGGCACAGGTGACCGCAGTGAGCGTATCCGCACCTATAACTTCCCGCAGAGCCGTGTGACCGACCATCGTATCGGCCTGACGCTGCACCGTCTGGATCAGGTCATGAACGGTGATATTACGGAAATTATCTCGGCCCTGTCGATTGCGGAGCAAGCGGAATTGATGGAAAAAGGAGAATAA
- a CDS encoding low molecular weight protein arginine phosphatase, with the protein MLHILFVCTGNTCRSPMAEGLLRKLAKERGIDVEVRSAGVSAISGTSMSRHAAAILRDEGIHDHILSTQLNAETVAWADLVLTLTGGHKRHLLQYFPDAVAKTYTLKEYVYDEETVNADIRELDSLYADAELSLALGAEPKSADLQRIIEIRQRIPSFDISDPFGGPREDYELAAAEIRTALYSLLDKLESLRRL; encoded by the coding sequence ATGCTGCATATTTTATTCGTCTGCACAGGGAATACATGCCGTAGTCCTATGGCAGAGGGGCTTCTCCGGAAACTTGCGAAGGAGCGGGGAATTGACGTGGAAGTGCGGTCTGCAGGCGTCTCCGCCATTTCCGGAACTTCCATGTCCAGACATGCCGCAGCGATTCTGCGGGACGAAGGAATTCATGATCATATCCTGTCCACGCAGCTAAATGCAGAGACAGTAGCCTGGGCGGATCTGGTGCTGACCCTCACAGGGGGACACAAACGCCACTTGCTGCAATATTTCCCTGATGCCGTTGCGAAAACTTATACGCTAAAAGAATACGTCTACGATGAAGAAACCGTGAACGCAGATATCCGTGAGCTGGATAGCCTCTATGCCGATGCCGAGCTTAGCCTTGCGCTGGGTGCAGAGCCGAAATCGGCCGATCTGCAGCGGATCATTGAAATCCGTCAGCGGATTCCAAGCTTTGATATTTCCGATCCCTTCGGAGGTCCGCGGGAAGATTATGAGCTTGCCGCAGCCGAGATCCGTACAGCGCTGTACAGTCTTCTGGATAAGCTGGAGTCCTTACGCCGTTTGTAA
- the spoIIR gene encoding stage II sporulation protein R, which translates to MEQFKAGRQDSLRVTFKYTAILICFFMILMMAWEGQKTDAAVAEVSIPQDSIRLRILANSDAAGDQLAKRQIRDSIVEQMNQWVAQLEDPQSLEQARKLIRSHLPELNALVAGELKERGIDYGYTVELGVVPFPTKMYGGTVYPAGEYEAVRVTLGAGRGQNWWCVLFPPLCFIDAGSGDAAAPAAAKARTVPAAAAGENAQVNAAVKGAVATPSDTTAADGASGEAETPKVKFFFLELLQNIWSWISGLFS; encoded by the coding sequence ATGGAACAGTTCAAGGCTGGAAGACAGGATTCCTTGCGGGTAACTTTTAAGTATACTGCCATTTTAATTTGTTTTTTTATGATCCTCATGATGGCCTGGGAAGGGCAAAAAACCGATGCCGCCGTAGCGGAGGTGTCGATTCCGCAGGATTCGATACGGCTGCGCATTCTGGCGAACTCGGATGCGGCGGGTGATCAGCTGGCCAAACGCCAGATCCGCGATAGTATAGTCGAACAGATGAACCAGTGGGTGGCCCAGCTGGAAGATCCGCAGAGTTTGGAGCAGGCCCGGAAATTGATCCGGAGCCATTTGCCGGAACTGAATGCGCTGGTGGCCGGGGAACTGAAAGAGCGGGGGATTGACTATGGCTATACAGTTGAGCTGGGCGTCGTTCCCTTCCCGACCAAAATGTACGGAGGCACTGTCTATCCGGCCGGAGAATATGAAGCGGTACGGGTCACACTGGGTGCAGGACGGGGGCAGAACTGGTGGTGCGTGCTGTTCCCTCCGCTGTGTTTTATCGATGCAGGATCAGGAGATGCGGCAGCGCCTGCCGCGGCCAAGGCCCGAACCGTCCCGGCTGCTGCAGCCGGAGAGAATGCCCAAGTGAACGCGGCGGTGAAGGGAGCGGTTGCCACACCTTCTGATACTACTGCAGCCGATGGGGCAAGCGGGGAAGCGGAAACGCCGAAAGTGAAATTTTTCTTCCTGGAGCTGCTGCAGAATATCTGGAGCTGGATCAGCGGATTGTTCAGCTGA
- a CDS encoding manganese efflux pump MntP family protein, whose amino-acid sequence MDMGGVYAGWGQIVTIAIMAIALGMDAFSLGVGIGMKGIRLLHVLQLSLLIAFFHVLMPLLGLFTGSYVGHLLGQVTTYAAGGLLVLLGGHMVFNSFRADHSRREPVNHRTFWGMLLISLSVSVDSFSVGVSLGMFVNSIALTVLAFGACGGLMSISGLLLGRRVSRGLGGYGEALGGGILLAFGLLFIF is encoded by the coding sequence ATGGACATGGGGGGAGTATATGCTGGCTGGGGCCAGATTGTAACGATTGCCATTATGGCAATCGCACTGGGGATGGATGCTTTTTCACTCGGTGTAGGCATCGGGATGAAGGGCATCCGTCTTTTGCATGTGCTGCAGCTCAGTCTTCTGATTGCTTTTTTTCATGTGCTGATGCCGCTGCTTGGCTTGTTTACGGGGAGCTATGTCGGGCATTTGCTTGGACAAGTTACTACTTATGCCGCCGGAGGGCTGCTTGTGCTGCTGGGTGGACATATGGTGTTCAACTCCTTCCGGGCGGATCATTCCCGCCGTGAGCCTGTCAATCACCGGACATTCTGGGGGATGCTGCTGATTTCGCTCAGTGTGAGTGTAGATTCCTTCTCCGTAGGGGTTTCCTTGGGGATGTTTGTGAATAGCATAGCATTAACCGTGCTTGCTTTTGGAGCCTGCGGCGGTCTGATGTCTATTTCGGGCCTGCTGCTGGGCCGGAGAGTCAGCCGTGGATTAGGCGGTTACGGAGAGGCGCTGGGCGGCGGGATTCTGCTTGCGTTTGGCTTACTGTTCATCTTCTGA
- a CDS encoding L-threonylcarbamoyladenylate synthase yields the protein MTKDSSFAVQRRSGQIDSTRYWKLSSAEEPGVDSGPYPQSEADRQAIAEAAALLREGSTVAFPTETVYGLGADAGSTAAVEAVFAAKGRPSDNPLIVHIARRSDLEGLVTEVHPSAAALIDAFWPGPLTVVLPVRPGVLSPLVTAGLDTVGVRMPDHPLALALIRAAGCPVAAPSANRSGRPSPTLAAHVLEDLAGYIGGVLDGGAAGVGLESTVVQVQPDGTALVLRPGGITAEQLAAVLGPGAVAAAPAAAVDDAAGSGGMSTEPAEAPAAASAQSPGAAQAAGDSSPAPRAPGMKYTHYAPRGALGVVRGASARGVAEAAAGLLQAAQRAGEITGLLLFEEHKALYPAGAAACIVSLGSLASPEEGARSLYAALRRFDEAGATYILAEACPDTGLGAAIMNRLMKASGGTVIDAG from the coding sequence ATGACCAAAGATTCTTCGTTTGCGGTCCAGCGCCGCAGCGGCCAAATAGATTCCACCCGGTACTGGAAGCTGTCATCGGCAGAGGAACCTGGTGTGGACTCCGGACCTTATCCGCAGAGCGAAGCGGACCGGCAAGCCATTGCAGAGGCAGCAGCTCTGCTGCGTGAAGGAAGCACTGTCGCGTTCCCGACGGAGACGGTGTACGGGCTGGGGGCGGATGCCGGCAGCACAGCTGCGGTAGAAGCAGTCTTTGCCGCCAAGGGCCGGCCTTCCGACAATCCGCTCATTGTGCATATTGCCCGGCGGAGCGATCTGGAGGGGTTGGTGACAGAGGTGCACCCTTCTGCGGCGGCGTTGATCGACGCTTTTTGGCCGGGCCCGCTGACCGTCGTGCTGCCTGTCCGGCCCGGTGTACTGTCTCCGCTGGTAACGGCTGGGCTGGACACGGTGGGCGTGCGTATGCCGGACCATCCGCTCGCGCTGGCGCTGATCCGCGCGGCGGGCTGTCCGGTGGCCGCGCCCAGCGCCAACCGCTCCGGGCGGCCGAGTCCTACGCTGGCCGCCCATGTGCTGGAAGACCTCGCCGGATACATCGGCGGGGTGCTTGACGGCGGCGCGGCCGGTGTCGGCCTGGAGTCGACCGTCGTGCAGGTGCAGCCGGACGGGACGGCCCTGGTGCTCCGTCCCGGCGGCATCACCGCCGAGCAGCTCGCGGCGGTGCTCGGTCCCGGAGCCGTCGCTGCGGCTCCGGCTGCTGCCGTGGACGATGCCGCCGGGTCTGGCGGCATGTCCACGGAACCTGCGGAAGCGCCTGCGGCGGCTTCCGCCCAGTCCCCCGGCGCGGCGCAGGCCGCCGGGGACAGCAGCCCGGCGCCGCGCGCGCCGGGCATGAAGTACACGCATTACGCCCCGCGCGGAGCGCTTGGCGTAGTGCGCGGGGCTTCCGCGCGGGGCGTGGCGGAAGCCGCCGCGGGCCTGCTGCAGGCGGCGCAGCGCGCCGGCGAGATTACGGGCCTGCTCCTCTTTGAGGAGCATAAGGCCCTGTATCCCGCCGGGGCGGCCGCCTGCATCGTTTCCCTCGGCTCGCTGGCCTCGCCGGAGGAAGGGGCACGCTCCCTGTATGCCGCGCTGCGGCGCTTCGATGAAGCGGGAGCGACCTATATTCTGGCCGAGGCCTGCCCGGATACCGGCCTCGGTGCCGCAATCATGAACCGGCTGATGAAAGCCTCCGGAGGTACCGTCATCGACGCAGGCTGA